A portion of the Deinococcus peraridilitoris DSM 19664 genome contains these proteins:
- a CDS encoding S1C family serine protease — protein MKLWRRLALMGSLAAVASLAYVSGRVSAQRALITPDEINTVEVTSSALKAVVRVDVRIPKAQLQPGEDPIETGSGFFYKPNLIITNYHVVQYQESITVTLYDGRTVNARLEGVDPGIDVAILRVSGVNAPKTLQFGSSAQLIPGQKLMVIGAPFRYQNSISTGIFSTTARTPPPGEDIGLEIPSMLLTTASIQFGNSGGPVLNSRGAVVGIADANLSSNNLAPGLIGLAVPSDLVAQSVEDLEKVGVPQRGTLGVSLVDLGNLDPAFRRGVGLTSSEGALVDEVPAGSTGARAGLRGSLRNAQGQLVTLGDVIVSVDGNRVRSQFDVIRLVASKRPGEYITLKVWRNKREVNVRAQLLKRTLQ, from the coding sequence TTGAAGCTGTGGCGGCGCCTGGCCTTGATGGGGAGCCTTGCCGCCGTCGCCAGCCTCGCCTACGTTTCCGGGCGCGTCAGTGCCCAGCGAGCCCTGATCACCCCCGACGAGATCAACACCGTCGAAGTTACTTCCAGCGCGCTCAAGGCGGTGGTCCGGGTTGACGTGCGCATTCCGAAAGCGCAGCTGCAACCCGGCGAAGACCCCATCGAGACCGGCTCGGGATTTTTCTACAAGCCCAACCTGATCATCACCAACTACCATGTGGTGCAGTACCAGGAAAGCATCACCGTCACGCTGTACGACGGCCGGACCGTCAACGCCCGCCTGGAAGGCGTAGACCCCGGCATCGACGTGGCCATCTTGCGGGTGAGCGGCGTGAACGCTCCCAAAACACTGCAGTTCGGATCGAGCGCCCAGCTGATTCCCGGACAGAAGCTGATGGTCATCGGCGCTCCATTCCGCTATCAGAATTCCATCTCCACCGGCATCTTCTCCACCACGGCCCGCACTCCACCCCCCGGTGAGGATATCGGCCTGGAAATTCCCAGCATGCTGCTCACCACCGCCAGCATCCAGTTCGGGAACTCAGGCGGCCCGGTGCTCAATTCACGCGGCGCGGTCGTCGGCATCGCCGACGCGAACCTGTCCAGCAACAACCTGGCGCCAGGGCTGATCGGGCTGGCCGTGCCTTCCGATCTGGTAGCGCAGAGCGTCGAGGACCTCGAAAAGGTTGGCGTACCCCAGCGGGGCACCCTCGGGGTCAGCCTGGTGGACCTTGGAAACCTCGATCCGGCCTTCCGGCGTGGTGTCGGACTGACCAGCAGCGAAGGCGCACTGGTAGACGAAGTTCCCGCCGGATCGACCGGAGCGCGTGCCGGGCTGCGTGGCTCACTGCGCAACGCGCAAGGACAATTGGTCACCCTGGGAGACGTAATCGTCTCGGTGGACGGCAACCGGGTACGCAGCCAGTTCGACGTGATTCGCCTGGTGGCCTCCAAACGCCCTGGGGAGTACATCACGTTGAAGGTCTGGCGCAACAAACGCGAGGTCAACGTCCGGGCACAACTCCTGAAACGCACCCTGCAGTAA
- a CDS encoding FmdB family zinc ribbon protein, with protein MPTYLYKGLESGEIYEIKQSMKDAALESHPETGEKIKRVLARPGIAFRGSGFYVTDNRPKESTGAASSD; from the coding sequence ATGCCAACGTACCTCTACAAAGGCTTGGAAAGCGGCGAAATCTACGAAATCAAACAGAGCATGAAAGACGCAGCCCTGGAATCGCACCCCGAAACGGGCGAAAAAATCAAACGAGTTCTGGCACGGCCGGGCATCGCCTTCAGAGGCTCAGGCTTCTATGTAACGGACAACCGTCCTAAGGAAAGCACCGGCGCGGCCAGCTCGGACTGA